In one Oryzias latipes chromosome 13, ASM223467v1 genomic region, the following are encoded:
- the LOC101171931 gene encoding erythrocyte band 7 integral membrane protein-like yields MISTTSSTVEMVRQEKLDRNADIIEDKNSGQLGCFGWLLVIFSLIFVVATFPLTGFMCVKIVKEYERAVIFRLGRIVDRKPKGPGLFFVLPCTDNFVKVDLRTVSFDIPPQEILTKDSVTVSVDGVVYFRIHCPISSVANVSNAHSSTRLLAQTTLRNVLGTKNLSELLSDREGISLSMQESLDDATEPWGIKVERVEIKDVTLPQQLQRAMAAEAEASREARAKIIAAEGEMKASRALKEASLVMAEAPSALQLRYLQTLSTIAAEKNSTIIFPLPIDMLQSFMQRK; encoded by the exons ATGATCTCCACGACTTCCAGCACAGTGGAGATGGTTAGGCAAGAAAAACTGGATAGAAATGCAGACATTATCGAAG ATAAAAACTCAGGACAACTGGGGTGCTTTGGATGGCTGCTGGTGATATTTTCCCTCATCTTTGTGGTGGCAACCTTTCCACTCACAGGGTTCATGTGTGTCAAG ATAGTGAAGGAGTATGAGCGAGCCGTCATTTTCAGACTTGGCCGGATTGTAGACAGAAAACCTAAAGGCCCAG GACTCTTTTTTGTCTTGCCCTGCACAGACAACTTTGTAAAAGTTGACTTGAGGACTGTGTCCTTTGACATTCCTCCTCAAGAG ATTCTTACCAAAGATTCTGTGACGGTGTCTGTGGACGGTGTGGTCTACTTCCGCATTCACTGTCCCATCTCATCTGTGGCCAATGTTTCCAATGCTCACTCATCTACACGCCTGCTCGCTCAGACCACTCTGAGGAACGTCCTCGGCACCAAAAACCTTTCAGAACTTCTGTCTGACAGGGAAGGCATTTCTCTCAGTATGCAG gAATCCCTGGACGATGCCACAGAACCATGGGGTATCAAGGTGGAGCGTGTGGAGATCAAAGATGTGACACTGCCTCAACAGCTGCAAAGAGCAATggcagcagaagcagaggcCAGTCGGGAGGCCAGGGCTAAG ATCATTGCTGCGGAGGGAGAGATGAAAGCCTCAAGAGCTCTGAAAGAAGCCTCTCTAGTGATGGCTGAAGCTCCATCTGCTCTCCAGCTCCGATACTTGCAGACTCTTAGCACCATAGCAGCAGAGAAAAACTCCACCATCATCTTCCCGCTGCCCATAGATATGTTGCAGAGTTTCATGCAGAGGAAGTAA